A region of Vanessa tameamea isolate UH-Manoa-2023 chromosome 21, ilVanTame1 primary haplotype, whole genome shotgun sequence DNA encodes the following proteins:
- the LOC113404609 gene encoding large ribosomal subunit protein eL6 isoform X2, with translation MAPPQPKAAAKAPAAPAGGVQKAKVGKPRNYDLGNGVVRFSKSKMFHKKAKYKFIGKKHPKAPKPKKPAVVVKPIGGEKNGGTRKVLLRSRRSFYPTQDKIRTRSHHKTFSKHIRRTRPNLTVGTVCILLAGRHSGKRVVLVGILPSGLLLVTGPFAFNSCPLRRIPQRYVIGTSTKVDLGDFKLPAHLDDTYFKKNKKSTKRSVKRKQGDDIFATKKEVKCSI, from the exons ATGGCTCCACCACAGCCCAAGGCGGCGGCAAAGGCCCCCGCAGCCCCTGCGGGCGGAGTCCAGAAGGCCAAGGTTGGCAAACCGAGGAATTATGACTTGGGAAACGGTGTCGTTAGATTCTCCAAGAGCAAAATGTTCCACAAGAag gcTAAGTACAAGTTCATTGGCAAGAAACACCCAAAGGCACCCAAGCCTAAAAAGCCCGCAGTTGTGGTGAAGCCCATCGGAGGTGAAAAGAATGGAGGCACCCGTAAAGTTCTGCTCCGCAGCAGAAGGTCCTTTTACCCCACTCAGGACAA GATTCGCACTCGCTCTCACCACAAGACCTTCAGCAAGCACATCAGAAGGACACGCCCCAACCTTACCGTGGGTACCGTCTGCATCCTGCTGGCAGGCAGACATTCAGGCAAGCGTGTTGTGCTTGTTGGTATCCTGCCCAGTGGCTTGTTGCTTGTGACTGGACCATTCGCT TTCAACTCGTGTCCACTACGTCGTATTCCCCAACGGTACGTTATCGGCACCAGCACGAAGGTGGATCTCGGTGACTTCAAGCTACCAGCACACCTTGATGATACCTACTTCAAGAAGAATAAGAAGAGCACCAAGCGCAGCGTTAAGCGCAAGCAGGGTGACGACATCTTCGCAACCAAAAAAGAGGTAAAAT GTTCCATCTGA
- the LOC113404609 gene encoding large ribosomal subunit protein eL6 isoform X1, with the protein MAPPQPKAAAKAPAAPAGGVQKAKVGKPRNYDLGNGVVRFSKSKMFHKKAKYKFIGKKHPKAPKPKKPAVVVKPIGGEKNGGTRKVLLRSRRSFYPTQDKIRTRSHHKTFSKHIRRTRPNLTVGTVCILLAGRHSGKRVVLVGILPSGLLLVTGPFAFNSCPLRRIPQRYVIGTSTKVDLGDFKLPAHLDDTYFKKNKKSTKRSVKRKQGDDIFATKKEKYVPSEQRKADQKLVDEAVIKAIGKRTDKKVLRGYLKAAFGLRSSQFPHRLRF; encoded by the exons ATGGCTCCACCACAGCCCAAGGCGGCGGCAAAGGCCCCCGCAGCCCCTGCGGGCGGAGTCCAGAAGGCCAAGGTTGGCAAACCGAGGAATTATGACTTGGGAAACGGTGTCGTTAGATTCTCCAAGAGCAAAATGTTCCACAAGAag gcTAAGTACAAGTTCATTGGCAAGAAACACCCAAAGGCACCCAAGCCTAAAAAGCCCGCAGTTGTGGTGAAGCCCATCGGAGGTGAAAAGAATGGAGGCACCCGTAAAGTTCTGCTCCGCAGCAGAAGGTCCTTTTACCCCACTCAGGACAA GATTCGCACTCGCTCTCACCACAAGACCTTCAGCAAGCACATCAGAAGGACACGCCCCAACCTTACCGTGGGTACCGTCTGCATCCTGCTGGCAGGCAGACATTCAGGCAAGCGTGTTGTGCTTGTTGGTATCCTGCCCAGTGGCTTGTTGCTTGTGACTGGACCATTCGCT TTCAACTCGTGTCCACTACGTCGTATTCCCCAACGGTACGTTATCGGCACCAGCACGAAGGTGGATCTCGGTGACTTCAAGCTACCAGCACACCTTGATGATACCTACTTCAAGAAGAATAAGAAGAGCACCAAGCGCAGCGTTAAGCGCAAGCAGGGTGACGACATCTTCGCAACCAAAAAAGAG AAATACGTTCCATCTGAACAACGCAAGGCAGACCAAAAGCTTGTGGACGAGGCAGTGATCAAAGCCATCGGCAAACGCACAGACAAGAAAGTGCTCAGAGGATACTTGAAGGCAGCCTTCGGTCTCCGCTCAAGCCAGTTCCCTCACCGTCTGCGCTTTTAG